From Opisthocomus hoazin isolate bOpiHoa1 chromosome 10, bOpiHoa1.hap1, whole genome shotgun sequence, a single genomic window includes:
- the BNC1 gene encoding zinc finger protein basonuclin-1 — protein MAPARRGGGGRNGASPVSAEGRGGGGRSGGGPVGAVAGSSPSAAASPQARGEAPQGRAYRELPPSRFSPLLAIRCTLVNCSCQCFKPGKINQRQCDQCRHGWVAHALSKLRIPNLYPSSQVEIVQSNVVFDISSLMLYGTQAIPVRLKILLDRLFSVLKQEEVIQILHALDWTLQDYIRGYVLQDASGKVLDHWSIMTTEEELATLQQFLRFGETKSIVELMAIQEKEGQSIIIPPPTANLDIRAFIESCSQHSPNFSASLDKMSPTNIHPFENIVNNMAFMLPFQFFSPVPPPLIGSPPERHLIEQCQDHSNETKQDVQIPFSESSFLTSSSAPFQVENERSINGPDVTTKTEDDALLSDSSSHNTAAKLEMTALSPENKMKSVEKNGAGPRKGRVFCTACEKTFYDKGTLKIHYNAVHLKIKHKCTIEGCNMVFSSLRSRNRHSANPNPRLHMPMNRNNRDKDLRNGLTIAGPGDSKRTEFTILTPDSRTITSYANPCTDSKGQAGFPSIGQNGVLFPNLKTVQPVLPFYRSPVTPAELANTPGTLPSLPLVSSSIPEQLVSNELPFDTLPKKKSRKSSMPIKIEKEAIETPNESSDVASSEDDTRLQVVSDGELETCEHKIEKRVTDRVEKHPHSGNSWKSVSGVEGPKYFESVFAPNNKYIEDISENELHHCEKEVKPEENQPLKIVSHEIIYEDPKHHHNDVIKPMTEPPMYIKEQSKRRIPKNDCPELQHHLLTGGFISTLSNRGAAIPCFEDSKDMDHVSQHALGIQKEESRFHCDICKKTFKNPYSVKMHFKNVHLKEMHICTVEGCNAAFPSRRSRDRHSSNLNLHHKLLTKDTLEFNNHFNATYLLKDMAKEFCQDVSLKQHVGHTSVIFKGMNRTGSLVFPVSKIRETCSESYGYDPLNDGAVLDLSTTSSIKSESSAHSSWDSDGGSEICTMPLDDSDESCEGPSLMPNDELYQDCTLIEKANQNFANLPSSLPITCHICQKTYSNKGTFRAHYKTVHLRQLHKCKVPGCNTMFSSVRSRNRHSQNPNLHKSLAGSPTGLQ, from the exons CATCTCGCTTTTCCCCCTTGCTT GCTATCCGATGCACTCTGGTGAACTGTAGTTGTCAGTGTTTCAAACCTGGGAAAATAAATCAGCGACAATGTGACCAATGCCGCCATGGATGGGTAGCACATG ccttGAGCAAATTAAGGATTCCCAACCTCTACCCATCAAGCCAGGTAGAAATAGTTCAATCCAACGTTGTCTTTGATATCAGTAGCCTCATGTTGTACGGAACCCAAGCCATTCCCGTGCGCCTTAAAATTCTACTAGATCGGCTTTTCAGTGTTCTGAAGCAGGAAGAGGTGATACAGATTCTCCATGCTCTGGATTGGACGCTACAGGATTATATACGTGGATATGTGCTGCAG GATGCTTCAGGAAAGGTGCTGGATCACTGGAGCATAATGACCACTGAAGAAGAACTGGCTACTTTGCAGCAGTTTCTTCGTTTTGGAGAAACTAAGTCCATTGTAGAGTTAATGGCAATTCAAGAGAAAGAAGGGCAATCAATTATAATACCACCACCAACCGCCAATTTGGATATTAGAGCATTCATTGAGAGCTGCAGTCAACACAGTCCTAATTTTTCTGCTTCCTTGGACAAAATGAGTCCCACCAACATCCATCCCTTTGAGAACATTGTAAATAACATGGCTTTCATGCTGCCGTTTCAGTTTTTCAGTCCAGTGCCTCCACCTTTGATAGGTTCACCACCAGAAAGACATTTGATTGAGCAATGTCAAGACCACAGCAATGAAACTAAACAAGATGTTCAGATACCATTTTCTGAAAGCAGTTTCCTAACTTCTAGTTCTGCACCATTTCAAGTTGAAAAcgagaggagcataaatggtccAGATGTCACCACTAAAACAGAAGATGATGCCCTTTTAAGTGATTCCAGTTCACATAATACAGCAGCAAAGCTTGAAATGACAGCACTAtctccagaaaacaaaatgaaatctgttgaAAAAAATGGCGCTGGGCCAAGGAAAGGGCGTGTTTTCTGCACTGCATGTGAAAAGACATTTTATGACAAAGGTACTTTGAAAATACATTACAATGCTGTTCATCTGAAGATAAAGCACAAATGCACAATTGAGGGCTGCAATATGGTATTTAGCTCTTTGCGTAGTCGAAATCGTCATAGTGCAAATCCTAACCCCAGACTCCATATGCCAATGAACAGAAACAACAGGGATAAAGATCTGAGAAACGGTTTGACCATTGCTGGACCTGGAGATAGTAAAAGGACAGAATTTACAATTTTAACTCCGGATAGCAGAACTATTACCAGCTATGCCAACCCTTGTACAGATTCAAAGGGTCAGGCTGGATTTCCCAGTATTGGACAGAATGGTGTCCTCTTTCCAAACCTGAAGACAGTACAGCCCGTTCTTCCTTTTTATCGTAGTCCAGTCACACCAGCTGAACTTGCTAATACTCCAGGTACTCTTCCTTCTCTGCCTCTTGTGTCTTCCTCAATACCAGAGCAGCTTGTTTCAAATGAATTGCCATTCGACACGCTACCCAAGAAAAAATCTCGTAAGTCAAGTATGCCTATTAAGATAGAGAAAGAAGCTATTGAGACACCTAACGAAAGTAGTGATGTTGCCAGTTCTGAAGATGATACACGTCTGCAAGTGGTAAGCGATGGAGAGCTTGAGACCTGTGAGCATAAGATAGAGAAGCGGGTGACCGACAGGGTGGAAAAGCACCCCCATTCAGGTAATTCATGGAAATCTGTCTCTGGGGTAGAGGGCCCAAAGTATTTTGAATCTGTCTTTGCGCCAAATAACAAATACATCGAGGATATCTCTGAGAATGAATTGCATCACTGTGAGAAAGAGgttaaaccagaagaaaaccaaCCATTAAAAATAGTTTCCCATGAGATTATATATGAAGATCCAAAACACCACCACAATGATGTTATAAAGCCAATGACTGAACCCCCCATGTATATTAAAGAGCAGTCAAAGCGCAGGATTCCTAAAAATGACTGCCCTGAATTGCAACACCACTTGCTGACCGGGGGCTTTATCAGCACTTTGTCAAACAGGGGTGCTGCCATTCCTTGTTTTGAAGACTCTAAAGATATGGATCATGTCAGTCAACATGCACTAGGGATTCAGAAGGAAGAAAGCCGCTTTCATTGTGACATCTGTAAGAAGACTTTTAAAAACCCTTACAgtgtaaaaatgcattttaaaaatgtacatcTCAAAGAAATGCATATTTGCACAGTTGAGGGCTGTAATGCTGCTTTCCCTTCTCGTAGAAGTCGAGACAG ACATAGTTCAAACCTAAATCTTCATCATAAGCTTCTGACTAAAGATACACTGGAATTCAACAACCATTTCAATGCAACATACCTCTTGAAAGACATGGCTAAGGAGTTTTGTCAAGATGTGTCTTTAAAACAACATGTTGGACATACTTCTGTAATCTTCAAAGGAATGAACAGAACAGGCAGCTTGGTTTTTCCAGTGAGCAAAATTAGAGAAACCTGTTCTGAGAGTTATGGATACGATCCATTGAATGATGGAGCTGTTCTGGATCTGAGCACTACTTCCAGCATTAAATCTGAGAGCAGTGCTCATTCTTCTTGGGATTCTGACGGAGGAAGTGAAATATGCACCATGCCCTTGGACGATAGTGATGAAAGCTGTGAAGGACCCAGCCTAATGCCCAATGATGAACTCTACCAAGACTGTACTTTAATTGAGAAAGCTAATCAAAACTTTGCAAATTTACCTTCCAGTTTGCCAATAACTTGTCATATATGTCAAAAAACTTATAGTAATAAAGGAACTTTCAGGGCTCATTACAAAACTGTGCATCTCCGCCAGCTCCACAAATGTAAAGTCCCAGGTTGCAACACAATGTTTTCATCTGTTCGCAGTCGGAACAGGCACAGTCAAAATCCTAACCTGCACAAAAGtctggctgggtcaccaactgGCCTACAGTAA